One segment of Rhizobium jaguaris DNA contains the following:
- a CDS encoding helix-turn-helix domain-containing protein produces the protein MEIREVFARNLKAARQAKGLSQEELAFRAGIDRTYISSLERSVYNASIDVVDRLATVLDVEASELLKRRPETKIKPLC, from the coding sequence ATGGAGATTCGAGAGGTGTTTGCACGAAATCTGAAAGCTGCGCGTCAAGCCAAAGGCCTGTCGCAAGAAGAGCTTGCGTTTCGGGCAGGTATCGATCGTACTTATATCAGTTCTCTGGAGCGCAGTGTCTATAATGCAAGCATCGATGTTGTCGATCGCCTGGCGACAGTTTTAGATGTTGAGGCGTCAGAATTGCTAAAACGGCGGCCTGAGACGAAAATTAAACCGCTTTGCTAG
- a CDS encoding TraH family protein encodes MLDAALIKQCADPSLRPAIVEQFVTAAGSSDPLAVTVISDGRLILIPKPTSADEALAIVRQYVGQAVVRVGLTQFPAGVDVKEAADLKPDLVDACENLRKGTTMFAKVLHIVAKWYGNPKSDDVFRQIFEDALYAWKTGEFEGVSVFQAQDPGASIELPQQHEAHSVDEDPAAVSTPEKQTQANEDIGQVGIRIDLSRIGGK; translated from the coding sequence ATGCTTGACGCTGCCCTGATCAAACAATGCGCCGACCCCTCATTGAGGCCGGCGATCGTCGAGCAGTTCGTGACTGCCGCAGGGTCGTCCGATCCCCTTGCCGTCACCGTCATATCAGATGGCCGGTTGATTCTCATTCCGAAGCCTACGTCGGCCGACGAAGCCCTAGCGATCGTTCGGCAGTATGTTGGCCAAGCTGTGGTTCGTGTCGGTCTGACACAATTTCCGGCCGGTGTCGACGTGAAGGAGGCGGCCGATCTGAAGCCGGACTTGGTCGATGCCTGCGAGAACCTCCGCAAGGGTACGACGATGTTCGCCAAGGTGCTGCACATCGTCGCAAAATGGTACGGCAATCCGAAGAGCGACGACGTCTTCCGCCAGATTTTCGAGGATGCGCTTTATGCCTGGAAGACCGGGGAATTCGAAGGAGTGAGTGTGTTTCAAGCGCAGGATCCAGGAGCATCTATCGAATTGCCTCAGCAACACGAAGCGCATTCAGTCGATGAAGACCCGGCCGCAGTGAGCACGCCCGAGAAGCAGACGCAGGCGAACGAGGATATTGGCCAAGTGGGTATTCGCATCGATCTTTCGAGGATCGGAGGCAAATAA
- a CDS encoding transcriptional repressor TraM — protein sequence MDNEVSFETGGERASRYRAMRESDLKALAVSAIREHRRLLAADEAVYEEWTLAAANASISSDVLKSLQDEYVERQKKSEAQQEELSEIIDALGYVPDVPSEDDE from the coding sequence ATGGACAACGAGGTCTCATTCGAGACTGGTGGCGAAAGAGCGTCTCGTTATAGAGCGATGCGAGAATCCGATTTGAAGGCGTTAGCAGTTTCTGCGATCCGCGAACACCGCCGACTTCTAGCCGCCGATGAAGCTGTCTACGAAGAGTGGACCCTTGCAGCCGCCAACGCCTCAATTTCCAGCGATGTGCTCAAAAGCCTGCAGGATGAGTATGTCGAACGTCAAAAGAAGTCAGAAGCGCAGCAGGAAGAACTCTCGGAAATCATCGATGCGCTTGGCTATGTTCCTGATGTGCCCTCAGAGGACGACGAATGA
- the traF gene encoding conjugative transfer signal peptidase TraF translates to MVATVLVMAVFYYGYRINLTPSEPLGLWRIVSLDRPASVGDLVFICPPQTASMREARARGYLRVGSCPGDVAPLIKTIIATAGQRVEIGAHVTIDGRPIPFSDLAERDGEGRPITAFPGGVVPAGSVFLYSAFRSSYDSRYFGPLAASGIIGLAQEVLTYAP, encoded by the coding sequence ATGGTCGCGACCGTGCTCGTGATGGCTGTCTTTTATTACGGTTATCGCATCAACCTCACACCGAGCGAGCCCCTCGGGCTTTGGCGTATTGTATCTCTCGACCGTCCAGCATCCGTTGGGGATCTCGTCTTCATTTGCCCTCCGCAAACTGCGTCAATGCGGGAGGCGCGCGCGCGTGGGTATCTCCGCGTGGGATCCTGCCCGGGCGATGTCGCGCCGCTCATCAAGACGATCATCGCCACAGCCGGGCAGCGTGTCGAAATCGGTGCGCACGTGACGATCGACGGGCGCCCGATCCCATTTTCCGATCTAGCTGAGCGCGACGGCGAGGGTCGACCGATAACAGCATTTCCGGGCGGCGTCGTGCCGGCGGGAAGCGTCTTTCTCTATTCAGCGTTCAGGAGCTCTTATGACTCCCGCTATTTCGGACCCCTAGCAGCTTCCGGCATCATCGGCCTGGCGCAAGAGGTGCTCACCTATGCGCCTTGA
- the traA gene encoding Ti-type conjugative transfer relaxase TraA: MAVPHFSVSIVARGSGRSAVLSAAYRHCAKMEYEREARTIDYTRKEGLLHEEFVIPADAPQWLREMVADRSVSGASEAFWNSVEVFEKRVDAQLAKDMTIALPMELSTEQNIELVRDFVERHITSAGMVADWVYHDAPGNPHVHLMTTLRPLAEDGFGAKKVALTGPDGKPIRNDAGKIVYELWAGSLDDFNAFRDGWFACQNRHLALAGLDIRVDGRSFEKQGIGLTPTIHLGVGAKAIERKSVETDWDISLERLELQDERRAENARRIQRRPELVLDLITREKSVFDERDVAKILHRYIDDAGLFQGLMARILQSPDTLRLERERIEFSSGARVPAKFTTRDLIRLEAEMANRAIWLSQRSSHGVAGPVRQATFARHLHLSDEQKTAIAYATGGARIAAVIGRAGAGKTTTMKAAREAWETAGYRVVGGALAGKAAEGLEKEAGILSRTLSSWELRWNQGRNQLDDKTVFVLDEAGMVSSRQMALFVEAATKAGAKLVLVGDPEQLQPIEAGAAFRAIADRVGYTELETIYRQREQWMRDASLDLARGNIGKAVEAYRAPGHVNGADFKADAVQALIADWNRDYDPAKTSLILAHLRRDVRMLNEMARSKLVERGLVAEGFVFRTEDGHRKFAAGDQVVFLRNEGSLRVKNGMLAKVVDAAPGRIVAEVGEGEHRRQVTVEQRFYANVDHGYATTIHKSQGATVDRVKVLASLSLDRHLTYVAMTRHRDDLGLYYGRRSFAKAGGLIPILSRRQAKETTLDYASGRFYGQALRFAEARGLNLVNVARTVVRDHLEWTVRQKSKLAELGARLAALAGKLGLSAAAVRTSQSHTIKESKPMVSGITTFPRSLEQAVEDRLAADPGLKKQWEEVSNRFHIVYAQPEAAFKAAKVDTMLKDEAAAKSTIARIGSEPEGFGALKGKTGILASRADKQNRERAVTNAPALARNLERYLRQRTEAECKYEVEERALRLKVSLDIPALTPVAKQTLERVRDAIDRNDLPAGLEYALADKMVKAELEGFARAVSERFGERTFLSLTAKSPNGQTFNAVTTGMTAGQKAEVGSAWSSMRTVQRLSAHERAAESLTQTETLRQSKSQGLSLK; the protein is encoded by the coding sequence GTGGCCGTCCCTCATTTCTCCGTCAGCATCGTCGCCCGCGGCTCCGGCCGCAGCGCCGTCCTGTCGGCGGCCTATCGGCATTGCGCGAAGATGGAGTACGAGCGAGAGGCGAGGACAATCGACTACACCCGTAAGGAGGGCTTGCTGCACGAAGAGTTCGTTATCCCCGCCGATGCGCCGCAGTGGCTACGGGAAATGGTGGCCGATCGCTCGGTCTCTGGCGCATCCGAAGCCTTCTGGAACAGCGTCGAAGTTTTCGAGAAGCGTGTCGATGCCCAGCTTGCCAAGGATATGACCATTGCGTTGCCGATGGAACTCTCAACCGAGCAGAACATCGAACTGGTGCGGGATTTCGTCGAGCGGCACATCACCTCGGCAGGTATGGTGGCGGACTGGGTCTATCACGACGCGCCGGGCAACCCGCATGTGCATCTGATGACCACGCTTCGGCCACTTGCCGAAGATGGTTTCGGCGCCAAGAAGGTCGCGCTGACAGGGCCGGACGGCAAGCCGATCCGTAATGACGCAGGCAAGATTGTGTACGAACTTTGGGCGGGCAGCCTCGACGACTTCAACGCCTTTCGCGACGGCTGGTTCGCCTGCCAGAACAGGCATCTGGCGCTCGCCGGCCTCGATATCCGTGTCGACGGCCGGTCCTTCGAGAAACAGGGGATTGGGCTCACCCCGACCATTCACCTTGGCGTCGGCGCCAAGGCGATTGAACGGAAGTCGGTGGAGACAGACTGGGACATTTCACTGGAACGGCTGGAACTGCAGGACGAGCGCAGAGCCGAAAACGCCCGCCGCATCCAGCGCCGTCCGGAGCTGGTGCTCGACCTGATTACGAGGGAGAAGAGCGTCTTCGACGAACGCGACGTCGCCAAAATCCTGCATCGCTATATTGATGATGCCGGCCTTTTCCAAGGCTTGATGGCAAGGATCCTCCAGAGCCCGGATACACTCCGCCTCGAGCGCGAGCGGATCGAATTTTCAAGCGGCGCCCGAGTGCCCGCCAAGTTCACGACGCGGGACCTCATCCGGCTCGAAGCGGAGATGGCCAACCGGGCAATCTGGCTGTCTCAACGATCCTCCCACGGCGTAGCGGGCCCGGTACGCCAAGCGACGTTTGCCCGTCACTTGCACCTCTCCGACGAGCAAAAGACGGCTATCGCATACGCTACCGGCGGCGCGCGCATTGCTGCGGTGATCGGCCGCGCCGGCGCCGGCAAGACGACGACAATGAAGGCCGCGCGGGAGGCTTGGGAGACCGCAGGGTACCGCGTCGTCGGCGGAGCGCTTGCCGGCAAGGCCGCCGAGGGCCTGGAAAAGGAAGCCGGCATTCTCTCCCGCACGCTGTCATCCTGGGAGCTGCGGTGGAACCAAGGCCGCAATCAGCTCGACGACAAGACGGTGTTCGTCCTCGACGAAGCGGGCATGGTGTCATCGCGGCAGATGGCGCTCTTCGTTGAAGCTGCGACCAAGGCCGGCGCCAAACTCGTGCTTGTAGGAGACCCGGAACAGCTCCAGCCGATCGAAGCGGGTGCAGCGTTTCGGGCCATTGCCGATCGCGTTGGCTATACCGAACTCGAGACCATCTATCGCCAGCGCGAACAGTGGATGCGCGACGCCTCGCTCGATCTCGCCCGCGGCAATATAGGCAAAGCCGTCGAAGCCTATCGCGCGCCGGGCCACGTCAATGGAGCCGACTTCAAGGCCGATGCGGTGCAGGCGCTGATTGCCGATTGGAATCGCGATTACGATCCAGCCAAGACATCGCTGATCCTCGCCCATCTGCGTCGCGACGTCCGCATGCTCAATGAGATGGCACGGTCAAAGCTCGTCGAACGTGGCCTCGTCGCCGAGGGTTTTGTGTTTCGGACCGAGGATGGGCACCGGAAATTCGCGGCTGGCGATCAGGTAGTGTTCCTCAGGAACGAGGGTTCGCTCCGCGTCAAGAACGGCATGTTGGCGAAGGTCGTGGACGCCGCCCCCGGGCGTATCGTTGCGGAAGTCGGCGAAGGCGAACACCGCCGCCAGGTCACGGTCGAGCAACGCTTCTACGCCAATGTCGATCACGGCTATGCCACCACGATCCACAAGAGCCAGGGCGCCACCGTCGACCGGGTGAAGGTGCTGGCGTCCTTGTCGCTCGACCGTCATCTCACCTACGTTGCCATGACCCGTCATCGCGACGACCTTGGCCTCTATTACGGCCGTCGATCCTTCGCGAAGGCAGGCGGCTTGATCCCGATCCTGTCGCGGAGACAAGCCAAGGAAACGACGCTCGATTATGCGAGCGGCCGCTTCTATGGCCAAGCCCTTCGTTTCGCCGAGGCCCGTGGCCTTAACCTCGTCAACGTCGCGCGCACGGTCGTTCGTGACCATCTCGAATGGACCGTCCGCCAGAAGTCGAAGCTCGCCGAGCTTGGCGCACGTCTGGCGGCGCTCGCCGGCAAGCTAGGTCTCTCCGCCGCTGCCGTCAGGACCTCTCAATCGCACACCATCAAGGAGTCGAAACCCATGGTATCGGGCATTACCACGTTCCCAAGATCGCTGGAACAGGCTGTCGAAGACCGGCTTGCCGCCGACCCCGGCTTGAAGAAGCAATGGGAGGAAGTGTCGAACCGGTTCCACATCGTCTACGCTCAGCCGGAAGCGGCGTTCAAGGCCGCCAAAGTCGATACGATGCTGAAAGACGAAGCCGCGGCGAAATCGACCATAGCCAGGATCGGCTCCGAGCCGGAAGGCTTCGGTGCGCTGAAAGGCAAAACCGGGATCCTGGCGAGCCGCGCCGACAAGCAGAACCGAGAAAGGGCCGTCACCAATGCGCCTGCGCTGGCGCGCAACCTGGAACGCTATCTGCGCCAGCGGACGGAAGCCGAATGCAAATATGAAGTCGAGGAGCGCGCCCTCCGCCTGAAGGTCTCCCTCGACATCCCAGCGCTGACGCCGGTAGCAAAGCAGACACTCGAACGCGTCCGTGACGCCATCGATCGCAACGATCTTCCCGCAGGCCTCGAATACGCGCTCGCGGACAAGATGGTGAAAGCCGAACTCGAAGGGTTTGCAAGAGCCGTATCGGAACGTTTTGGCGAACGAACCTTCCTGTCCCTTACTGCGAAGTCCCCCAATGGACAGACATTCAATGCCGTCACCACGGGGATGACGGCGGGACAGAAGGCGGAAGTGGGATCGGCGTGGAGTTCGATGCGGACAGTGCAGCGACTTTCTGCGCATGAGCGCGCGGCTGAGTCGCTGACGCAGACCGAAACCCTCCGCCAATCAAAGAGCCAGGGGCTCTCTCTCAAATGA
- a CDS encoding conjugal transfer protein TraB: MRLEHLQSALSIAASIIVGMVGWSGHVLLLPVALAFPILWMLARTRLIAAFVAAGYFLAASWGLPQGVATFYFSDLRPGLLLWLCASLSFVGVHTILWTRRSCTRPFRYLAAAVLMTIPPFGITGWAHPITATGVLFPGWGWWGLVAATAGLMGLVTRAWPAVIIALAGFWLWSAAIWTEPTLPEAWQGVDLELGASLGRDISLQRHRDLIATVKGRVSGGSRWIVLPESALGSWTPTAERLWIKALQGTDISVIAGAAVVDSGGYDNVMIAISGGGAQLFYRERMPVPGSMWQPWRPMLAQSGGARAHFFANPIVTIADHRVAPLICYEQLIIWPVIQSMLYDPDVIVAAGNGWWTKGTPIVAIQRASTEAWARLFDKPLVFSFNT, from the coding sequence ATGCGCCTTGAGCACCTTCAGTCCGCCCTATCGATTGCCGCTTCAATCATCGTCGGAATGGTGGGATGGAGTGGCCATGTTCTGCTTCTTCCAGTCGCTCTTGCGTTTCCGATCCTTTGGATGCTTGCGCGTACGCGATTGATTGCCGCGTTTGTCGCGGCTGGCTATTTCCTGGCTGCTTCTTGGGGATTACCCCAAGGTGTCGCGACCTTCTACTTCTCCGATCTCCGGCCGGGCCTGTTGCTCTGGCTATGCGCATCGCTGAGCTTTGTCGGCGTCCACACGATACTCTGGACGAGACGCAGCTGTACGCGACCGTTTCGCTATCTCGCGGCAGCCGTACTTATGACCATTCCACCATTCGGCATCACCGGTTGGGCCCATCCGATCACAGCCACGGGTGTGCTGTTTCCAGGATGGGGATGGTGGGGATTGGTCGCCGCGACAGCCGGCCTCATGGGCCTCGTAACCCGTGCCTGGCCGGCTGTCATAATCGCCCTTGCAGGCTTTTGGCTTTGGTCCGCCGCAATCTGGACCGAGCCGACGCTACCGGAAGCGTGGCAGGGCGTCGACCTCGAATTGGGCGCTTCGCTCGGCCGCGACATCAGTCTGCAGCGCCACCGTGATCTGATTGCCACGGTGAAGGGTCGAGTATCTGGTGGCAGCCGCTGGATCGTGCTGCCCGAAAGCGCGCTCGGCTCTTGGACGCCGACGGCGGAGCGGCTGTGGATAAAAGCTCTGCAGGGAACGGACATATCCGTTATCGCCGGCGCCGCAGTTGTCGATTCAGGCGGATACGACAATGTTATGATCGCCATCTCCGGCGGTGGTGCACAACTCTTCTATCGAGAGCGCATGCCGGTCCCAGGTTCGATGTGGCAACCCTGGCGCCCCATGCTCGCTCAGAGCGGCGGCGCGCGCGCGCATTTCTTCGCAAATCCGATCGTGACCATTGCGGACCATCGGGTAGCGCCACTGATCTGCTATGAGCAACTGATCATCTGGCCCGTCATCCAATCCATGCTGTACGATCCGGATGTCATCGTCGCCGCTGGCAATGGGTGGTGGACCAAAGGGACCCCTATTGTCGCCATCCAGCGCGCCAGCACGGAAGCCTGGGCCCGCCTATTCGACAAACCCCTCGTCTTTTCCTTCAACACCTGA
- the traC gene encoding conjugal transfer protein TraC: MKKPSSKIRGEIAKLQEQLKLAETREAERIGRIALKAGLGEIVIEEGELQAAFEDLAKRFRGGKTGSTGAKRAPGAGESSTPPAQNPSGAAQSGTGEA; encoded by the coding sequence GTGAAGAAACCATCCTCGAAAATTCGTGGCGAAATCGCCAAGCTCCAGGAGCAGCTCAAGCTCGCTGAGACCCGCGAGGCCGAGCGCATCGGCCGGATCGCGCTCAAGGCCGGACTCGGCGAGATCGTAATCGAGGAAGGGGAACTGCAGGCAGCGTTCGAGGATCTGGCGAAACGCTTTCGCGGAGGAAAGACGGGTTCGACCGGAGCGAAAAGAGCGCCTGGCGCCGGCGAGAGCAGCACGCCCCCCGCGCAAAACCCGTCTGGCGCGGCTCAGAGCGGCACTGGCGAGGCTTGA
- a CDS encoding DUF736 domain-containing protein: protein MATIGTFTTSESGFNGSIRTLALNVKARIARIENPSDKGPHFRIYAGNVELGAAWQKRSEQTDRDYLSVKLDDPSFPAPIYATLTEVDGEEGYQLIWSRPNRD, encoded by the coding sequence ATGGCAACCATCGGCACCTTTACCACTTCCGAATCCGGCTTCAACGGCTCGATCCGCACCCTCGCCCTCAACGTCAAGGCCCGCATCGCCCGGATCGAGAACCCCTCCGACAAGGGCCCGCACTTCCGCATCTACGCAGGCAATGTCGAGCTCGGCGCCGCCTGGCAGAAGCGCTCCGAGCAGACGGATCGCGACTACCTCTCGGTCAAGCTCGACGACCCGAGCTTCCCCGCCCCGATCTACGCAACGCTCACCGAGGTCGACGGCGAGGAAGGCTACCAGCTGATCTGGTCCCGCCCCAACCGCGACTGA
- a CDS encoding WGR domain-containing protein yields the protein MISQPYNLYVERLDATRNMARYYAMSIEPNLFGDICLLRRWGRIGSKGQMMVHHFGRENEAVRLFLDLLRQKRKRGYRPRPSTPT from the coding sequence ATGATATCGCAACCCTATAACCTGTATGTCGAACGCTTGGACGCCACGAGAAACATGGCGCGCTATTATGCGATGTCCATCGAACCGAACCTGTTCGGAGACATCTGCCTGTTGCGCAGGTGGGGTCGGATCGGCTCGAAGGGACAGATGATGGTGCATCATTTCGGCCGGGAGAACGAAGCGGTCCGGCTGTTTCTCGATCTGCTCCGTCAGAAGCGAAAACGCGGTTATCGGCCGCGTCCTTCGACGCCGACTTAA
- the traG gene encoding Ti-type conjugative transfer system protein TraG, which produces MTRILLFVVPCALMISTAIGMTGIEKWLSAFGKTDTARQILGRVGIALPYIVASFEGIVLLFASAGSVRIRTAGWGVVAGAIATVLVAVLREAMRLSAFREQVPAGRFLFNYLDPATAIGAAVVLMSALFGMRVVIAGNAAFAKAEPKRIYGKRALHGEADWMKLSQAEQLFPEDGGIVIGERYRVDTDSVAAQSFRADRAETWGAGGTSPLLCFDGSFGSSHGIVFAGSGGFKTTSVTIPTALKWGGALIILDPSNEVAPMASKHRGGNRDVFILDPKHSEIGFNALDWIGRFGGTKEEDIASVASWVVSDSGARGLRDDFFRASALQLLTALIADVCLSGHTIENDQTLRQVRKNLSEPEPKLRERLQSIYDNSESDFVKENVAAFVNMTPETFSGVYANAVKETHWLSYPNYAALVSGTTFTTGDLAGGKTDVFINIDLKTLEMHSGLARVIIGSFLNAMCNLNGEIQGRTLFLLDEVARLGYMRILETARDAGRKYGITLTMIYQSIGQMRETYGGRDATSKWFESASWISFAAINDPETADYISRRSGMTTVEIDQVSRSFQSRGSSRTRSKQLAARPLIQPHEVLRMRADEQIVFTAGNPALRCGRAIWFRRRDMKDCINGKSFQWGRKSITL; this is translated from the coding sequence ATGACTAGAATCCTGTTGTTCGTTGTACCCTGCGCATTGATGATCTCCACGGCGATCGGCATGACCGGGATCGAAAAATGGCTTTCCGCTTTCGGCAAGACGGATACCGCACGGCAGATACTAGGCCGCGTTGGCATCGCTTTGCCCTATATCGTCGCGTCCTTCGAAGGCATCGTCCTCCTGTTTGCGAGCGCCGGATCCGTGCGGATCAGGACAGCAGGATGGGGCGTCGTCGCCGGAGCGATAGCGACGGTCCTCGTTGCGGTCCTACGCGAGGCAATGAGGCTCTCTGCGTTTCGGGAACAGGTTCCGGCCGGCAGGTTCCTCTTCAATTACCTCGATCCCGCGACAGCAATCGGGGCGGCAGTCGTGCTGATGTCGGCGTTGTTCGGCATGCGGGTGGTGATCGCCGGCAACGCCGCCTTCGCCAAGGCCGAGCCGAAACGCATCTATGGCAAGCGCGCTCTGCACGGCGAGGCCGATTGGATGAAACTGTCGCAAGCCGAACAGCTGTTTCCCGAGGACGGCGGCATCGTCATCGGCGAACGCTACCGCGTCGACACGGACAGCGTCGCCGCACAATCGTTTCGAGCCGACCGCGCCGAGACGTGGGGCGCAGGCGGCACCTCGCCGCTCCTTTGCTTCGACGGCTCATTCGGCTCGTCGCACGGCATAGTCTTTGCCGGCTCCGGCGGCTTCAAGACGACGTCGGTCACGATCCCGACAGCGCTTAAATGGGGCGGCGCACTCATCATCCTCGATCCGTCGAACGAGGTGGCGCCGATGGCGTCGAAACACCGAGGCGGCAACCGCGACGTCTTCATCCTCGATCCGAAACACTCGGAGATCGGCTTCAACGCTCTCGACTGGATCGGCCGTTTCGGCGGAACGAAAGAGGAGGACATCGCGTCCGTTGCATCGTGGGTTGTGAGCGACAGTGGCGCGCGCGGTCTCCGCGACGACTTCTTCCGTGCCTCGGCCTTGCAATTGCTGACGGCGCTCATCGCCGACGTTTGCCTCTCCGGCCACACGATAGAAAACGACCAGACCCTCCGTCAGGTGCGCAAGAATCTCTCAGAGCCGGAGCCCAAGTTGCGTGAACGTTTGCAATCGATCTACGACAATTCGGAGTCGGATTTCGTCAAGGAAAATGTGGCGGCCTTCGTCAACATGACGCCGGAAACTTTCTCCGGCGTCTACGCTAATGCTGTGAAGGAAACGCATTGGCTGTCCTACCCGAACTACGCCGCCCTAGTCTCGGGAACGACCTTCACGACGGGCGATCTCGCCGGCGGAAAGACGGACGTCTTCATCAACATCGACCTCAAGACGCTGGAGATGCATTCAGGTCTGGCGCGTGTCATCATCGGGTCGTTTCTGAACGCGATGTGCAACCTGAACGGCGAGATACAGGGCAGGACGCTCTTCCTTCTCGATGAGGTGGCGCGCCTCGGCTACATGCGTATCCTCGAGACCGCGCGTGACGCCGGCCGCAAGTATGGGATCACGCTCACCATGATCTACCAGTCGATCGGACAGATGCGCGAGACTTATGGTGGACGGGACGCGACAAGCAAATGGTTCGAAAGCGCAAGCTGGATATCCTTTGCCGCGATCAATGATCCTGAGACCGCCGATTACATCTCCCGCCGCTCCGGCATGACGACGGTCGAGATAGATCAGGTCAGTCGCAGTTTCCAATCCAGGGGATCGTCGCGAACGCGATCGAAACAACTTGCCGCACGCCCGCTGATCCAGCCGCATGAAGTGTTGCGCATGCGCGCGGACGAGCAAATCGTATTCACAGCAGGAAACCCCGCACTCCGGTGTGGACGTGCGATTTGGTTTCGCCGCCGCGACATGAAGGACTGCATCAATGGGAAGTCGTTTCAGTGGGGGCGGAAGTCGATAACCTTGTGA
- the traD gene encoding type IV conjugative transfer system coupling protein TraD, with amino-acid sequence MRRITISDARKKDTREKIELGGLIVKAGLRYEKRALLLGLLIDAAGRLKGDEQERSRLTIIGAEAFGEIDD; translated from the coding sequence ATGCGAAGAATCACCATTTCCGACGCCCGCAAGAAGGACACCCGCGAAAAGATCGAGCTCGGCGGCCTGATCGTGAAGGCGGGGCTGCGCTACGAGAAGCGGGCTCTGCTGCTCGGGCTCCTCATCGATGCCGCCGGGCGGCTGAAGGGAGACGAGCAAGAGCGCTCACGGCTCACCATAATTGGTGCTGAGGCGTTCGGAGAGATTGATGACTAG
- a CDS encoding ArdC family protein, translating into MSRSPTSAKRADVYSRVTAEIIAAIEQGAGEWRAPWFHNGTGVARPTNVSSGKRYRGINTLALWTAGFAAGYGDGLWGTYKQWQDVGAQVREGERSTTVVLWREIQFSRQADNEDDDDEYRRMFARAFSVFNIAQVDGYERPDTTVLSEAERLAHAEAFIANLDVKSEFGGSEAYYRPSADTVFMPPFTSFRDAASFYGVWLHETGHASGAKHRLDRDLSGRFGSAAYAAEECCVEILSGLVLADLGIAHRPRPDHAAYVASWLKVLKDDPRAIFTAASKAQQAADWMHAQQPQTEEMAA; encoded by the coding sequence ATGTCCAGGTCTCCCACTTCGGCCAAGCGTGCCGATGTCTATTCGCGCGTCACGGCCGAGATCATTGCCGCGATCGAGCAAGGTGCCGGCGAATGGCGTGCACCTTGGTTCCACAACGGCACGGGCGTCGCGCGTCCGACCAACGTTTCATCCGGCAAGCGATACCGCGGCATCAATACGCTGGCCCTCTGGACCGCAGGCTTCGCAGCCGGATATGGCGATGGCCTCTGGGGCACCTACAAGCAATGGCAGGATGTCGGCGCGCAGGTGCGTGAAGGGGAACGATCCACCACAGTCGTTTTGTGGAGGGAGATTCAGTTTTCCCGGCAGGCCGACAATGAAGACGATGATGACGAGTATCGGCGGATGTTCGCCCGCGCATTTTCCGTCTTCAACATCGCGCAGGTTGACGGCTACGAGCGGCCGGATACGACCGTGCTGTCCGAGGCTGAGCGTCTCGCCCATGCGGAAGCGTTCATCGCGAACTTGGACGTCAAGTCTGAGTTCGGCGGGTCGGAAGCCTATTACCGCCCGTCGGCCGACACCGTGTTCATGCCGCCGTTCACTTCATTCCGCGACGCCGCGTCATTCTACGGTGTCTGGCTGCACGAGACCGGCCATGCCAGTGGTGCAAAGCACAGGCTCGACCGCGATCTTTCCGGGCGCTTCGGATCAGCGGCCTATGCCGCCGAAGAATGCTGCGTGGAAATTCTCAGCGGGCTCGTCCTGGCTGATCTCGGCATCGCTCACCGTCCACGGCCCGATCATGCTGCCTATGTCGCCTCGTGGCTCAAAGTCCTGAAGGACGATCCCAGGGCCATCTTCACCGCAGCGAGCAAGGCGCAGCAGGCGGCCGACTGGATGCACGCCCAGCAGCCCCAGACAGAGGAGATGGCGGCATGA